The DNA window AGATCACATCTTCGTACCAGATCATTAACTCTGCTGGACTACGACTGAACCTGGGTTTGAACTTGAAGTTTGAAGGCCGAAAACTCAAGGTCCTGGGCTATTCGAGAAAGTCTCATACAGGCTGGGAATTCAGTGGAATGGCGATTAAGTTGATTGCTGATTACATGGTCGCCTTTCCCGACTTCTTTGCTGCTATTCAAAGGGAACCACAGAAGAGTGAGGTCCTTGAAACGGATCTCTGGAATGATCCCGCTGTCGCTTCCCAACGAGTCAAGGAGATCGTGGCTTGgctcaagaaacaagagaCTAGCAAGTTCGAGAGGGTTCCTCTGGAGGCTGAGCAGCTGGACTCCGATATTGTCAAGGCATTGGCTCATGTCGGTGAACAGGTGCATGCTGCTTCTCAAGATATCGAGATTAAGAAGTTGCGTAGCGTTCCTCGTCCGGCGCTCCTTAAGCCATCCGATGCGGAAATGGTGCTCGGCAGCCAGAACTTTGCTCTGGGAGATCGAGTTACTTATGTGTCTGCTGCTGGTAAGGTCCCCATCGCCACTCGCGGAACTGTCGTTGGTATTAGTCGTACTGCCACTGCTCTTCTTTTGGACGTTGTATGGGACACTTCTTTCATGAGTGGCACCACGCTCAACGAAAGAGCCCCTGTGTTCCGTGGCCAGACAGTGGCATCATCCTCAGTCCTGAACACTTCAAACAAACAGGTCGTGTCAACCTCCAGCAAGTCACAACAACAGCGAAAACCAGGCATTGCTACGCACGGTGGCTATGCGAACGTCGGGGTCACTCAGTACAAAGATGCGCCAGCCCCTGGCCCTCTTCGCGGTGGGTGGAGTGGAGCGTTGAACGGCAACAGCTCGCAAGGACGCAATTCTCCTGGACGTGGTCGAGGTAACGGTGCTCGCGGAGGTGCTCCCAACCTCATGCATAGTACCTTGGTTTACCGAAACGGACCACCCAACGGCGCGGCTCAAGGCCATGATACCAACGGAAATGGCACTCGGGGCAGAGGAGGTCGTGGTCGCGGCCGTGGCAGCCACCACGGATCTCCCGCTCCTGACGGTGCTCCTCAAGAACAGATGTATGGTAACGTTCCACCGCCTGCCAGTCTCGATCAACCCCGAGGCAGAGgtcgaggacgaggacgtGGAGGCAGAGGTCGCGGAGGACCTAATCGTGGACGAGGCAACGGAGGAGCCAGTGGTAACGGCAGCCAGGGCTAGATGACCAGCAGCTTCGTTATAGGATGGCGGTACTGGTGAGTGGCCTCCTGTGATATTACGTCTTGAGACCTGTTATCGAAATACCTGCATTGTTTGCAGAGTAGCCAGCGTCGGGATAAAAGTTGTGGATGTGAAGATTGTATTATAGACGAAAACTAGATACGTTTATCACGAAGTCACGAGCACGAATGGATTCTGCTACGAATATGTTTCCAGAACATTATCGAGGAGACCGGCTTATACCGCACTTTGACCTCTATTGTTCATTTCAATCACATACCAAAACTGGATAACCAGCCTATCTAGTAGCTCTTCTTTTtggcatccttcttcttggtcttgataGCTGGAAGGTTGAACTTGGGTGACTCGCCATTACCCAGAGCCTTCCAGTGTCCAAGATCGCGGGTCTGATCCCAAGTAAGAAATCCAACCCAGGGTTGAACATTATAGTGTAGCTTGAGCTTCACATCCTCTGTCGCTGCAACCTTACCAGTAGGGTGAGTAATTTGATACTTTGGTTTCTGGTTCTTGAGACCCAAGAAGCCACTAGTGACAATGTGAGATTGCGATCTATTTTACAGAGTATATGAACTTACCGGTCGGGGTCTATAGTCTTTCCTTCAGCGCTGcgcttgagcttcttcatAGCAACAGGTCCAATGTTCTGGAGATGGTCGGCGCTAGGATTCGTGATGATCTTGTCCCAGATAACAGCCTCGTTGGTCGAATTGTTGGGTCCAGGCCACTCGGCAGTGACATAGACAAAGACTTGCTTAGTATTCCATGTGAAGAGGCTTCTCAGATCGGCATCCAGGTCAAATCTAATAATTGCGTattcctccttcttggtgCTGTAGTAATGCGGTCGACCCTTGACACTGATGAACAAAGGACAATTAGTAACTTGTGCGTGGAATTGGAAGAGGCAGACTGTACACTTGGGAGTTTGAGACTGCAAAGATACCAGCATCGGGGGCACGAGGAGCTATGAAATCCGAAGCAGCAATGAAAGCTGCGACAACGAATGCGACGGTGGTGAAGAAGCCGAGAGTGTTTTGGATACGGGTAAGAGAGTTGTACATAATGGGCAAGTATCTCAGCTGCCGGTGCAGCTTTTGCCCTTTATCCTGAAAGAatagaagaaaagagaggtGAAGTTTGGAAGACGGACGTTGGTGATGTCGCGTCGTGGTGTTGAAGACTACCTTCCACCTAAAGCTTAGTACTGGCCACGTTTTGGGAGCTGTCTTTAGCTGGTCAGCGCTGGAGCTGTGGCGTTTCAGCCTTGTGATTGGACTGTGGGGTTGTCTGTTCATCAAGACCTACTATGTACATGATGATGTATTTATATCCAGGAACTCCGATAATCtcctaatttaataaaagctatgcAGTTAGCTTACAACTACCTCATTTTAgcatatatctatatataattttgtAGGTTATTCCCGTAAATACCATTAAAGGTATGCTTTTCATGCTGTCGTCTTCCAACAATATGAACCCTGCGAGGCTGACACTGTCAGAGCAGTTACTGCCGAATCGCATGGACTAAATTTCGCTGCGCATCCCCACTAGAAACAGGCCTGTGAATGGAATGGTCTTGCTAGAGATGTTGGAACCTCGACTATTCAAATCCGATTTCCGTCCTCCGCGATTTTGCTAATTGATTTCCTTAATaatcctttctttctttctttttgcccATGGTATTTAACCACTGCTAGGACATTCTTAGTGCCCCGCCGGCAGCTAAAGGGTTCCCAAACTCTCCACTCTGCTTAAGCTGCACCCACGACTGGCAGAGAAGATCATCCGCCTTCCAGCCTAACGCATCGTGAACTGTCAAGGTGAAAAACTGGAGGCCCACGCACAGTCTTTGTCTGCAGGGCACCAGAGGAGGGAAAAGGCTCGATGGGAGTGCGCATTGCTCTTTCCTTATTCCTATTCTCTCTGCACTTCGTCGCGCCGAGCTCAACTCTAATCGATACTATTTAGTCCTCTCGCACACTATTATTCAACCGCCAACTCTTTCCCGGACTATGGGTATGCTTCCTGCCCACTCGAGTGATAGGATAAGACATCCCTGCTGACACCCTCTGGAGCTCTCCGGGTGACGAGGCAAAAATGAATAACTCACGGATGGTTAGTTTTTCGCCGTGTCGCGCACTTTTGGCTTGATACTTATTCCTGGACAGAGAGCGATCAACGACCAAAGACCACGAAGCTCCATGAAAATTGGGCAGTCTGCTCAGACAGATCGAAGCGACACATCTCGAGACGAACGATCAAACAAACGAATCAA is part of the Fusarium poae strain DAOMC 252244 chromosome 4, whole genome shotgun sequence genome and encodes:
- a CDS encoding hypothetical protein (TransMembrane:1 (i12-33o)~BUSCO:47337at5125) translates to MYNSLTRIQNTLGFFTTVAFVVAAFIAASDFIAPRAPDAGIFAVSNSQVVKGRPHYYSTKKEEYAIIRFDLDADLRSLFTWNTKQVFVYVTAEWPGPNNSTNEAVIWDKIITNPSADHLQNIGPVAMKKLKRSAEGKTIDPDRGFLGLKNQKPKYQITHPTGKVAATEDVKLKLHYNVQPWVGFLTWDQTRDLGHWKALGNGESPKFNLPAIKTKKKDAKKKSY